The Rhinoderma darwinii isolate aRhiDar2 chromosome 11, aRhiDar2.hap1, whole genome shotgun sequence genome window below encodes:
- the LOC142663805 gene encoding histone H4, with protein MSGRGKGGKGLGKGGAKRHRKVLRDNIQGITKPAIRRLARRGGVKRISGLIYEETRGVLKVFLENVIRDAVTYTEHAKRKTVTAMDVVYALKRQGRTLYGFGG; from the coding sequence ATGTCTGGTCGtggtaaaggaggaaaaggactcgGTAAGGGCGGTGCCAAGCGTCACAGgaaggtgctccgtgataacatccagggcatcaccaagcctgcaatccgccgtctagctcgcaggggaggcgtcaagcgtatctccggtctcatctatgaagagactcgcggcgtcctgaaggttttcctggagaacgtcatccgtgacgccgtcacctacaccgagcacGCTAAGAGGAAGACCGTCACCGCTATGGACGTGGTGTACGCGCTCAAACGCCAGGGCCGCACTCTCTACGGCTTCGGAGGTTAA